In Camelina sativa cultivar DH55 chromosome 16, Cs, whole genome shotgun sequence, a single window of DNA contains:
- the LOC104754069 gene encoding transcription factor GAMYB-like: MGKVRNDSGSDDDTATEKTFTKGPWTQAEDNLLIAYVDKHGDGNWNAVQKHSGLSRCGKSCRLRWVNHLRPDLKKGAFTEKEEQRVIELHALLGNKWARMAGELPGRTDNEIKNFXKMHVIYENEQLT, encoded by the exons ATGGGTAAAGTTCGCAATGATTCAGGATCAGACGATGATACTGCAACCGAGAAAACTTTTACAAAAGGTCCTTGGACACAAGCAGAAGACAACCTTTTGATAGCTTATGTTGATAAACATGGTGATGGCAACTGGAACGCTGTTCAAAAACACTCTGGCCTTTCTCGCTGTGGTAAAAGTTGTCGCCTTCGTTGGGTTAATCATTTGAGACCGGATTTGAAAAAAGGCGCTTTTACTGAGAAAGAAGAGCAGCGTGTTATCGAACTTCATGCTTTATTGGGAAACAAATGGGCAAGAATGGCTGGTGAA CTGCCTGGGAGAACAGACAATGAGATAAAGAACTTTNGAAAAATGCATGTCATCTATGAGAACGAACAATTAACGTAA
- the LOC104752599 gene encoding proteasome subunit alpha type-3: MSSIGTGYDLSVTTFSPDGRVFQIEYAAKAVDNSGTVVGIKCKDGIVMGVEKLIASKMMLPGSNRRIHSVHRHAGMAVAGLAADGRQIVARAKSEARSYESVYGDAVPVKELSERVASYVHLCTLYWWLRPFGCGVILGGYDRDGPQLYMIEPSGISYRYFGAAIGKGKQAAKTEIEKLNLSEMTCKEGVIEVAKIIYKLHDEAKDKAFELEMSWICEESKREHQKVPDDLLEEAKTAAKTALEEMDAD; the protein is encoded by the exons ATGAGTAGCATTGGAACTGGATACGATCTCTCCGTCACCACTTTCTCTCCCGATGGCCGTGTTTTCCAGATCGAGTACGCCGCTAAAGCTGTTGACAACAGTGG GACTGTTGTTGGAATCAAGTGCAAAGACGGGATTGTaatg ggTGTGGAGAAACTTATTGCGTCAAAGATGATGCTACCAGGTTCAAACAGGAGAATCCATTCTGTTCATCGTCATGCTGGCatg GCTGTTGCTGGGCTTGCAGCTGATGGTAGGCAAATTGTTGCCCGGGCCAAATCTGAAGCAAGAAGCTATGAGAG TGTTTATGGCGATGCTGTACCTGTGAAGGAACTTTCTGAGCGTGTTGCAAGTTATGTACATTTGTGTACTCTCTATTGGTGGCTCAG gcCTTTTGGCTGTGGAGTCATTCTTGGAGGTTATGACAGAGATGGACCTCAACTGTACATGATTGAACCATCAGGCATATCATAT AGATATTTTGGTGCGGCAATTGGCAAAGGAAAGCAAGCTGCCAAAAC ggaaattgagaaattgaattTATCTGAGATGACATGCAAAGAAGGCGTTATCGAGGTGGCAAAAAT CATCTACAAGCTACACGATGAAGCCAAGGACAAGGCCTTTGAACTGGAGATGAGTTGGATATGCGAGGAGTCAAAACGAGAGCATCAGAAg GTCCCTGATGATCTTCTGGAAGAAGCGAAGACAGCAGCTAAAACTGCGCTCGAGGAGATGGATGCTGACTAA
- the LOC104752598 gene encoding cytochrome P450 705A5-like yields MEAIVSIDVQNFFILILLCLFSIFFYLLFFKKIKVDYNLPRSPPSLPIIGHLHHLLSLLAHKSFQKLSSKYGPLLYLRVFSVPIVLVSSPSIAYEIFGAQDVNVSTRNFPMHEGSLFFGSLGYVNAPYGEYWKSMKKLIVTKLLGPQALKRSLSVRAEELERFYLTLLDKAMKKESFEIAEEAMKLINNTICKMIMGRSCSEENGEAERVRGLVTKSDALAKKLFLAAILPKPLKAIGNSLFKKELMDVSSKFDEVLEEILLENKEKLEEHQQGTGMMDELLEAYGVESAEYKITRDHIKSFFVKYFLPYDLFIAGTDTSTHTIQWIMAEIVNNSYILERLREEIDSVVGKTRLIQETDLPNLPYLQATVKEGLRLHPPIPLVVRTFQERCKIGGFYVPEKTTLIVNGYAMMRDPEYWEYPQEFKPERFLASSRSSQKDEIRDELLKYIPFGSGRRGCPGANLAYVSVGTAIGVMVQCFDWKIKGDKINMNESAGKIALTMAHPLKCTLVPRTLIPLTSSM; encoded by the exons ATGGAAGCAATTGTAAGCATTGATGTTCAAAACTTCTTCATTTTGATCCTCCTATGCCTCTTCTCAATCTTCTTTtaccttctcttcttcaagaaaaTAAAGGTTGACTATAATCTGCCTCGGAGCCCTCCGTCTCTACCGATCATTGGCCATCTTCACCACCTCCTCTCTCTTCTAGCCCACAAGTCCTTCCAGAAACTCTCCTCCAAGTATGGACCTCTCCTCTATCTTCGCGTCTTTAGTGTCCCCATTGTTCTCGTCTCCTCTCCATCAATAGCCTATGAGATCTTTGGGGCACAAGATGTTAACGTTTCCACTCGCAACTTCCCTATGCACGAAGGGTCTCTCTTCTTCGGATCCTTAGGCTATGTTAACGCACCTTACGGAGAATACTGGAAGTCCATGAAGAAGCTCATCGTCACTAAGCTCCTTGGACCTCAAGCACTCAAGAGGTCACTAAGTGTCCGTGCAGAGGAGTTAGAGCGATTTTACTTAACCTTATTAGATAAGGCGATGAAGAAGGAGAGCTTTGAGATAGCCGAGGAAGCTATGAAGCTAATTAACAACACCATCTGCAAGATGATTATGGGGAGGAGTTGTTCGGAGGAGAACGGTGAAGCAGAGAGAGTCAGAGGCTTGGTGACCAAGTCAGATGCCTTGGCGAAGAAGCTTTTCTTGGCAGCCATCTTGCCCAAACCGCTTAAGGCGATTGGGAACTCACTGTTCAAAAAGGAGTTAATGGATGTTTCGAGCAAGTTTGACGAGGTGTTAGAGGAGATTCTTttggaaaacaaagagaaactaGAGGAGCATCAACAAGGTACTGGCATGATGGATGAGCTGTTGGAAGCTTATGGAGTTGAAAGCGCAGAGTATAAAATCACTAGAGACCATATCAAGTCTTTCTTTGTG AAATATTTTCTACCTTACGATCTTTTTATTGCAGGCACTGACACCTCAACGCACACTATACAATGGATCATGGCCGAGATCGTCAACAATTCCTACATTCTTGAGAGACTGAGAGAAGAAATTGATTCCGTTGTAGGGAAAACAAGGTTGATTCAAGAAACTGATCTACCGAACCTCCCTTATTTGCAAGCGACGGTCAAAGAAGGGCTAAGATTGCACCCACCAATCCCTCTTGTGGTAAGGACGTTTCAAGAAAGGTGTAAGATCGGAGGCTTTTATGTACCAGAGAAGACAACACTTATTGTAAATGGTTATGCTATGATGAGAGATCCCGAGTACTGGGAATATCCTCAAGAATTTAAGCCTGAGAGGTTTCTAGCTTCTTCAAGATCAAGCCAAAAAGACGAGATAAGAGACGAACTCCTTAAGTACATTCCCTTCGGGAGCGGAAGAAGAGGCTGTCCTGGAGCAAATCTAGCTTATGTCTCTGTAGGAACCGCGATTGGAGTGATGGTGCAATGCTTTGATTGGAAGATCAAAGGAGATAAGATCAACATGAATGAGTCTGCTGGAAAAATAGCCTTGACCATGGCTCATCCTCTTAAGTGCACTCTTGTTCCTCGAACCTTAATCCCTTTAACTTCAAGTATGTAG
- the LOC104752592 gene encoding transcription factor MYB104-like → MGKVRNDSGSDDDTATEKTFTKGPWTQAEDNLLIAYVDKHGDGNWNAVQKHSGLSRCGKSCRLRWVNHLRPDLKKGAFTEKEEQRVIELHALLGNKWARMAGELPGRTDNEIKNFWNTRLKRLQRLGLPVYPDDVREQAMNAATQSGLNNGHSLDGHHSQDSLESDSVEIPELDFQHLPLNQCSSYYKSMLRSVPTSGVFVRQNPCFFQPNVYHLMSSSPSYMSTGKRSREPETAFPCTGGSYAMNEQSPPLWNYPFVDNISEQLPDSHLLDDNATYYSPPEPLIHELPSFQYFNPHEEPGGAQQSNSMQVHESDNTLVQSPLSPSSLYDGLLESIVYGSASKKQVTGTDLESTLLLQSSSLLGHTDEPTTTDNLGCFGSTSSNERRISFDGDWIRLLLGEDTCPPK, encoded by the exons ATGGGTAAAGTTCGCAATGATTCAGGATCAGACGATGATACTGCAACCGAGAAAACTTTTACAAAAGGTCCTTGGACACAAGCAGAAGACAACCTTTTGATAGCTTATGTTGATAAACATGGTGATGGCAACTGGAACGCTGTTCAAAAACACTCTGGCCTTTCTCGCTGTGGTAAAAGTTGTCGCCTTCGTTGGGTTAATCATTTGAGACCGGATTTGAAAAAAGGCGCTTTTACTGAGAAAGAAGAGCAGCGTGTTATCGAACTTCATGCTTTATTGGGAAACAAATGGGCAAGAATGGCTGGTGAA CTGCCTGGGAGAACAGACAATGAGATAAAGAACTTTTGGAATACAAGACTCAAGAGACTGCAACGACTTGGTTTACCTGTTTACCCTGATGATGTTCGAGAGCAAGCAATGAATGCTGCAACACAGTCTGGTTTAAACAATGGTCATTCATTGGATGGTCATCATAGTCAAGACTCTCTGGAGTCAGACAGTGTTGAGATACCTGAACTGGATTTTCAGCATTTACCACTCAACCAATGCTCTTCCTACTACAAGTCAATGCTTCGCAGTGTTCCAACCAGTGGCGTGTTCGTGAGACAAAACCCGTGTTTCTTTCAGCCTAATGTGTATCACTTGATGTCATCATCTCCTTCTTACATGTCTACCGGCAAACGTTCTAGAGAACCCGAAACCGCGTTTCCTTGCACCGGTGGATCATATGCGATGAACGAGCAAAGCCCTCCGCTCTGGAACTATCCTTTTGTCGATAACATTTCTGAACAGTTACCGGATAGCCATTTGCTTGATGACAATGCTACATATTATTCTCCTCCTGAGCCTCTTATTCACGAGCTCCCTTCATTCCAATATTTTAATCCTCATGAAGAGCCTGGAGGAGCACAACAATCTAACTCAATGCAGGTGCATGAGTCAGACAACACTTTGGTCCAGTCCCCTCTGTCACCATCATCACTATATGATGGATTGTTGGAATCTATTGTATATGGATCAGCAAGCAAAAAACAGGTAACCGGTACTGATTTAGAATCCACACTGCTGCTTCAGTCCTCTTCTCTACTTGGCCATACCGATGAACCTACAACAACAG ATAATTTAGGTTGTTTTGGTTCAACTTCTTCAAATGAAAGACGCATATCCTTTGATGGTGATTGGATCAGATTACTTCTCGGTGAGGATACATGTCCCCCCAAGTAG
- the LOC104752593 gene encoding oligoribonuclease: protein MDKLSNAFSLLAFADEDAPIASSSSSSVKQEERAKNGSTEVGDYKQPLVWIDLEMTGLNVEVDRILEIACIVTDGNLSKSVEGPDLVVHQTKECMDKMGDWCQTHHGASGLTKKVLLSTISERQAEKEVIEFIKKHVGSGNPLLAGNSVYVDFLFLKKYMPDLAALFPHVLVDVSSVKALCARWFPKEKNRAPAKKNNHRAMDDIRESIKELKYYKETIFKANRARR, encoded by the exons ATGGACAAGCTCTCGAATGCTTTCTCTCTTCTCGCTTTCGCCGACGAAGATGCTCccatagcttcttcttcttcttcctctg tgaaacaagaagagagagcAAAAAATGGGTCAACTGAGGTTGGAGATTACAAGCAGCCACTTGTTTGGATTGACTTGGAGATGACTG GTCTAAATGTCGAAGTTGACAGGATATTAGAGATTGCATGTATAGTTACTGATGGAAATTTAAGCAAATCAGTGGAG GGTCCAGATTTAGTTGTACATCAAACAAAAGAATGTATGGATAAAATGGGTGACTGGTGTCAAACTCATCATGGAGCTAGTG GATTAACGAAGAAAGTGCTCCTTAGTACGATAAGTGAAAGGCAAGCTGAGAAAGAG GTCATTGAATTCATAAAGAAGCATGTTGGTTCTGGCAATCCACTTTTAGCTGGAAACTCAGTCTATgttgatttccttttcttaaag AAGTACATGCCAGATTTGGCTGCCCTTTTCCCTCATGTACTTGTTGATGTAAGTAGCGTCAAGGCTTTATGTGCCCGATGGTTCCCTAAAG AGAAAAATAGAGCTCCAGCAAAGAAAAACAACCATAGAGCCATGGATGATATAAGAGAAAGCATAAAGGAGCTTAAATACTACAAGGAAACAATATTCAAAGCAAACAGAGCAAGAAGATGA
- the LOC109124599 gene encoding COP9 signalosome complex subunit 2-like: MASDADMEDYGFVYSDEEQEEQDVDIENQYYNSKGMVETEPEEALSGFAEVVKMEPDKADWGFKALKQTVKIYYRLGKYKEMMEAYTEMLTYIKSAVTRNYSEKCINNIMDFVSGSASQNTGLLQEFYQTTLKALEEAKNERLWFKTNLKLCNIWFDIGEYRRMTKILKELHKSCQKEDGTDDQKKGSQLLEVYAIEIQIYTETKDNKKLKQLYQKALAIKSAIPHPRIMGIIRECGGKMHMAERQWAEAATDFFEAFKNYDEAGNQRRIQCLKYLVLANMLMESEVNPFDGQEAKPYKNDPEILAMTNLIAAYQRNEIIEFERILKSNRRTIMDDPFIRNYMEDLLKKVRTQVLLKLIKPYTRIGIPFISKELNVPEKDVTELLVLLILDSRIDGHIDEMNRYLLRGDSANGRKLHKAVDKWNTQLRSLSSSITNRVC; encoded by the exons ATGGCTTCAG ATGCTGATATGGAGGACTATGGATTCGTGTATTCTGATGAGGAACAGGAGGAACAAGATGTTGACATTGAGAATCAATATTATAACTCTAAag GTATGGTTGAGACTGAACCTGAAGAAGCTCTTTCTGGGTTTGCTGAGGTTGTTAAGATGGAACCAGACAAGGCTGATTG GGGTTTTAAAGCTCTTAAGCAGACTGTGAAGATTTATTATCGTCTAGGTAAGTACAAGGAAATGATGGAAGCCTATACAGAGATGCTTACATATATCAAGTCAGCGGTTACCAGGAATTACAGCGAAAAATGTATAAACAATATTATGGATTTCGTCTCTGGATCTGCTAGCCAGAACACTGGCCTGCTGCAAGAGTTTTATCAGACCACTTTGAAAGCCCTTGAAGAGGCGAAGAATGAG AGACTCTGGTTCAAAACGAATCTAAAACTCTGCAACATCTGGTTTGACATTGGTGAATACAGACGAATGACTAAG ATTCTGAAGGAACTCCATAAATCTTGCCAAAAAGAAGATGGAACAGATGATCAGAAGAAAGGAAGTCAGTTGCTTGAGGTTTATGCaattgaaattcaaatttacacTGAAACAAAGGATAACAAGAAGCTTAAG CAATTATACCAGAAGGCACTAGCCATCAAATCTGCTATACCTCATCCTAGGATCATGGGTATAATCCGGGAGTGTGGTGGAAAAATGCACATGGCAGAGCGTCAGTGGGCTGAAGCAGCCACAGATTTCTTTGAAGCTTTTAAGAATTATGATGAAGCTGGCAACCAAAGACGTATCCAGTGCCTGAA GTATCTTGTTCTGGCGAATATGCTGATGGAGTCAGAAGTGAATCCTTTTGATGGCCAAGAGGCAAAGCC GTACAAAAACGACCCTGAGATCCTGGCAATGACAAATTTGATAGCAGCATATCAACGAAATGAGATCATAGAGTTTGAGAGAATACTGAAG AGTAACCGGAGGACGATAATGGATGATCCATTTATCAGAAACTACATGGAAGATCTGCTGAAGAAGGTGAGAACACAAGTGTTGCTGAAGCTGATAAAGCCATACACAAGGATAGGGATCCCGTTCATATCGAAGGAACTGAACGTGCCAGAGAAGGATGTGACGGAGTTGCTAGTGTTGCTGATACTGGACAGCAGAATCGATGGTCACATTGACGAAATGAACCGTTACTTGCTGAGAGGTGACAGTGCCAATGGAAGGAAATTGCATAAGGCGGTTGATAAATGGAACACACAGCTGAGGTCTCTTTCTTCAAGTATCACTAACCGAGTCTGTTAA
- the LOC104752595 gene encoding copper transporter 6, whose translation MDHGNMPPPSPSSMANHTEPHMMVMHMTFFWGKNTEVLFSGWPGTSSGMYALCLIVVFLLAVIAEWLAHSAILSGRGSTNCAPGIAQTAVYTLKTGLAYLVMLAVMSFNVGVFIVAIAGFSVGFFLFGSTAIKKPSNDDRKTAEPL comes from the coding sequence ATGGATCATGGTAACAtgccaccaccatcaccatcatcaatGGCGAATCATACCGAACCTCACATGATGGTGATGCATATGACCTTCTTCTGGGGCAAGAACACGGAGGTTCTCTTCTCCGGCTGGCCTGGGACAAGTTCCGGCATGTACGCTCTATGTCTCATTGTCGTCTTCCTCCTCGCTGTAATCGCGGAATGGCTTGCCCATTCTGCGATCCTTAGTGGTCGTGGCTCCACCAACTGCGCCCCAGGGATTGCTCAGACCGCTGTGTACACACTCAAGACAGGCCTTGCGTATCTCGTGATGCTCGCCGTTATGTCCTTTAACGTTGGTGTTTTCATCGTGGCTATCGCGGGATTCTCCGTGGGCTTCTTTCTCTTTGGAAGCACTGCTATCAAGAAACCCTCCAATGACGACCGGAAAACCGCCGAACCTCTCTAG
- the LOC104752589 gene encoding 4-diphosphocytidyl-2-C-methyl-D-erythritol kinase, chloroplastic yields the protein MATASPPFISTLNLAQSSSSFKTSFASFTPPKLLRPLSSFSVKSSRKQVEIVFDPDERLNKIGDHVDKEAPLSRLNLFSPCKINVFLRITGKREDGFHDLASLFHVISLGDTIKFSLSPSKSKDRLSTNVQGVPVDGRNLIIKALNLYRKKTGSNKFFWIHLDKKVPTGAGLGGGSSNAATALWAANQLNGGLVTEKELQEWSSEIGSDIPFFFSHGAAYCTGRGEIVQDLPPPFPLDLPMVLIKPREACSTAEVYKRLRLDQTSNINPLTLLENVSSDGVSQSICVNDLEPPAFSVLPSLKRLKQRIIASGRGEYDAVFMSGSGSTIVGIGSPDPPQFIYDDEEYKNVFLSEANFMTREANEWYKEPASATATTSSAEFRMDFQGEVSKL from the exons ATGGCAACGGCTTCTCCTCCATTTATCTCAACTCTCAACTTGgctcagtcttcttcttctttcaaaaccagtttTGCTTCTTTTACTCCGCCGAAGCTTCTTCGTCCCCTTTCGAGCTTTTCCGTCAAATCTTCCCGGAAGCAAGTCGAG ATAGTGTTTGATCCTGATGAGAGGCTGAATAAGATAGGCGACCATGTTGACAAAGAAGCTCCCTTGTCCAGGCTTAATCTCTTCTCACCTTGCAAG ATTAATGTTTTCTTGAGGATAACCGGAAAGAGGGAAGATGGGTTTCATGATTTAGCCTCTTTGTTTCAT GTGATTAGTTTAGGAGACACAATTAAATTCTCATTGTCACCATCAAAATCCAAAGATCGTCTGTCTACTAACGTTCAAGGAGTCCCTGTTGATGGGAGAAATCTG ATTATAAAAGCACTTAACCTTTATAGGAAGAAAACTGGTAGTAACAAATTCTTCTGG ATTCATTTAGACAAGAAGGTGCCTACCGGGGCTGGACTCGGTGGTGGAAGTAGTAATGCTGCAACTGCACTCTGGGCAGCAAATCAGCTCAATGGAGGTCTTGTCACGGAGAAGGAACTCCAAGAATGGTCAAGTGAAATTGGTTCAGatattcctttcttcttctcgcaTGGAGCTGCCTATTGTACTGGGAGAGGTGAG ATTGTCCAAGACCTTCCTCCTCCTTTTCCTCTTGATCTTCCAATGGTGCTCATAAAGCCCCGAGAAGCATGTTCCACCGCTGAAGTTTACAAA CGTCTTCGTTTAGATCAGACGAGCAATATTAATCCCTTGACATTACTTGAGAATGTGTCCAGCGATGGTGTATCTCAAAGCATTTGCGTAAACGATTTGG AACCGCCAGCATTTTCAGTTCTACCATCTCTAAAACGTTTGAAGCAACGGATAATAGCATCTGGGCGCGGGGAATATGACGCCGTATTTATGTCTGGGAG TGGAAGCACTATTGTCGGTATTGGTTCACCTGATCCGCCGCAATtcatatatgatgatgaagaatacAAGAACGTGTTCTTGTCTG AAGCAAACTTTATGACTCGTGAAGCTAACGAATGGTACAAAGAACCTGCTTCTGCAACTGCTACTACCTCATCCGCTGAATTTCGCATGGATTTCCAAGGAGAAGTTTCAAAGTTGTAA
- the LOC104752597 gene encoding cytochrome P450 705A5-like, whose product MGAIMNVDYQNCFILIFICLLSLLCCYSLFFKKPKVGFRLPPCPPSLPIIGHLHLFLSLLIHKSLQKLSSKYGPMLYLRVFNVPIVLVSSSSIAYEIFRSQDVNVSSRNFPTNEGFLIFSSLGIFTAPYGDQWKFMKKLVVTKLLGPQALERSQGVRAKELEGFYLNLLDKAMQKESVDIVEEVMKLVNNSICKIIMGKIFSEEDGEAECIRGLVTKSDALTKKLFLAAILRKPLKKLGISLFEKELMDVSHKFDEVLEKILVEYEETVLEEDHQGSDMMDVLLEACGDENAEYKITRNHIKSLFVDLFIAATDSSTYTIQWIMGEIMNNSYILEKLREEIDSVVGKTRLIQETDLPNLPYLQATVKEGIRLHPPAPLLVRTFQEGCEIGGFYIPEKTKLIVNGYAIMRDPANWEDPLVFKPERFLDSSRSNQKEELLKFISFGSGRRGCPGVNLAYVSVGTAIGVMVQCFDWKIKGDKVNMDEAAGKITLTMAHPLKCTLVPRNHVPFNFNCADS is encoded by the exons ATGGGAGCAATAATGAACGTTGACTATCAAAATTGTTTCATCTTAATCTTCATCTGCCTCCTTTCATTACTCTGTTgttactctctcttcttcaagaaaccAAAGGTTGGCTTCAGATTGCCTCCGTGCCCTCCATCTCTACCGATCATTGGCCATCTTCaccttttcctctctcttctaaTCCACAAATCTTTACAGAAACTCTCCTCCAAGTATGGACCTATGCTTTATCTCCGTGTCTTCAATGTTCCCATAGTGctcgtttcttcttcctcaatagCTTATGAGATCTTTAGGTCGCAAGACGTAAACGTTTCCTCTCGCAACTTCCCTACGAACGAGGGGTTTCTCATCTTCAGTTCTCTCGGCATCTTCACAGCACCTTACGGAGATCAATGGAAGTTCATGAAGAAGCTTGTCGTCACCAAGCTCCTTGGACCTCAAGCACTCGAGAGATCACAAGGCGTCCGTGCAAAAGAGTTAGAGGGCTTTTACTTAAACCTATTAGATAAGGCGATGCAGAAGGAGAGTGTTGACATTGTCGAGGAAGTTATGAAGCTAGTCAACAACAGCATCTGCAAGATAATTATGGGGAAAATTTTCTCAGAGGAGGACGGTGAAGCAGAGTGTATCAGAGGCTTGGTGACCAAGTCAGATGCCTTGACGAAGAAGCTTTTCTTGGCGGCCATCTTGCGCAAACCGCTTAAGAAGCTAGGGATTTCACTGTTCGAAAAGGAGTTAATGGATGTTTCTCACAAGTTTGATGAGGTGTTGGAAAAGATTCTTGTGGAATACGAAGAGACAGTACTGGAGGAGGATCATCAAGGTTCTGACATGATGGATGTCTTGTTGGAAGCTTGTGGAGACGAAAACGCAGAGTATAAGATCACTAGAAACCATATCAAGTCCTTGTTTGTG GATCTTTTCATTGCAGCCACTGATTCTTCGACGTACACTATACAGTGGATCATGGGCGAGATCATGAACAACTCTTACATTCTTGAGAAATTGAGAGAAGAGATTGATTCTGTCGTAGGGAAGACAAGGTTGATTCAAGAAACGGATCTACCAAACCTCCCTTACTTGCAAGCAACCGTTAAAGAAGGGATAAGATTGCACCCTCCGGCCCCTCTTTTGGTAAGGACGTTTCAAGAAGGGTGTGAGATCGGTGGGTTTTATATACcggagaaaacaaaacttattgtTAATGGTTATGCCATAATGAGAGATCCAGCTAACTGGGAAGATCCGCTGGTGTTTAAACCAGAGAggtttcttgattcttcaagatcaaaccaaaaagaagagcTCCTAAAATTCATTTCTTTCGGGAGCGGGAGGAGAGGCTGTCCTGGAGTAAATCTAGCTTATGTATCTGTAGGAACCGCGATTGGAGTGATGGTGCAATGCTTTGATTGGAAGATCAAAGGAGATAAGGTCAACATGGATGAAGCTGCTGGTAAAATAACGTTGACCATGGCTCATCCTCTTAAGTGCACGCTTGTTCCTCGAAACCATGTTCCTTTTAACTTCAACTGTGCAGATTCCTAG
- the LOC104752594 gene encoding CBL-interacting serine/threonine-protein kinase 3, with amino-acid sequence MNRRQQVKRRVGKYEVGRTIGEGTFAKVKFARNSETGEPVALKILDKEKVLKHKMAEQIRREIATMKLIKHPNVVQLYEVMASKTKIFIILEYVTGGELFDKIVNDGRMKEDEARRYFQQLVHAVDYCHSRGVYHRDLKPENLLLDAYGNLKISDFGLSALSQQVRDDGLLHTSCGTPNYVAPEVLNDRGYDGATADMWSCGVILYVLLAGYLPFDDSNLMNLYKKISSGEFNCPPWLSLGAMKLITRILDPNPMTRVTPQEVFEDEWFKKDYKPPVFEDKDDSNMDDIDAVFKDSEEHHVTEKKEEQPAAINAFEIISMSRGLNLENLFDPEQEFKRETRITLRGGANEIIEKIEEAAKPLGFDVQKKNYKMRLENVKAGRKGNLNVATEIFQVAPSLHMVQVSKSKGDTLEFHKFYKKLSSSLEQVVWTNNEAKKETRK; translated from the exons ATGAATCGGAGGCAGCAAGTAAAGCGTAGAGTAGGTAAATATGAAGTTGGAAGAACAATTGGGGAAGGAACTTTTGCTAAAGTTAAGTTTGCTAGAAACTCTGAAACTGGAGAACCTGTTGCTCTCAAGATTCTTGATAAAGAGAAAGTTCTCAAGCATAAGATGGCTGAACAG ATCAGAAGGGAGATAGCTACTATGAAGTTGATTAAACATCCTAATGTTGTTCAGTTGTATGAG GTGATGGCAAGCAAGACGAAAATATTTATCATCTTGGAGTATGTTACTGGAGGAGAGCTCTTTGATAAAATT GTAAATGACGGGCGGATGAAAGAAGATGAGGCGCGGAGATATTTCCAACAGCTTGTACATGCTGTGGACTACTGTCATAGCCGAGGTGTCTACCATAGAGACCTCAAG CctgaaaatttattattggatGCCTATGGAAACCTCAAGATCTCAGATTTTGGATTAAGTGCTTTGTCTCAACAAGTCAGG GATGATGGTCTCCTTCATACATCTTGTGGAACTCCGAACTACGTTGCTCCTGAG GTTCTCAATGATAGAGGCTACGATGGAGCAACGGCTGACATGTGGTCATGCGGTGTTATACTCTATGTTCTGCTTGCAGGTTACTTGCCTTTTGATGATTCTAATCTGATGaatctttataaaaaa attTCATCTGGTGAATTCAACTGTCCTCCGTGGCTCTCACTTGGCGCCATGAAACTGATCACTCGAATCTTGGATCCGAACCCAATGACT CGTGTAACACCACAAGAGGTATTTGAAGATGAATGGTTCAAGAAAGATTACAAGCCTCCAGTGTTCGAGGATAAGGATGATTCAAACATGGACGATATTGATGCTGTTTTCAAGGACTCCGAG GAACATCATGTTactgagaagaaagaagagcaaCCAGCGGCAATCAATGCATTTGAGATCATCTCAATGTCAAGGGGGCTTAACCTAGAGAATCTGTTTGATCCAGAACAG GAGTTTAAGAGGGAAACAAGGATAACACTGAGAGGAGGCGCGAATGAGATCATCGAGAAGATAGAAGAAGCTGCAAAGCCTCTCGGTTTTGATGTGCAAAAGAAGAACTACAAG ATGAGGCTTGAGAATGTCAAGGCTGGGAGAAAAGGAAATCTCAATGTGGCGACAGAG ATATTCCAAGTAGCGCCAAGTCTTCATATGGTTCAAGTCTCGAAATCGAAAGGAGACACCCTCGAATTCCACAAG TTCTATAAGAAGCTCTCTAGTTCTCTGGAGCAAGTAGTCTGGACGAACAACGAAgctaagaaagaaacaagaaagtga